Proteins from a single region of Stappia sp. ES.058:
- a CDS encoding DUF6665 family protein yields MSLRPPSAAAAAFDPIGEALRHETVGEMAATLARLTAVLETALVSLDRASQAAAMSDAGEEPRAPDRRTARRHAQACDALWNVMIQRELCGLRRHEAFLREMKVPRSVELFMGPAATASARTGGARAAGPSAPGAPG; encoded by the coding sequence ATGAGCCTGCGTCCACCATCGGCAGCCGCTGCCGCCTTCGATCCGATCGGAGAGGCGCTGCGCCATGAAACCGTCGGCGAAATGGCGGCCACGCTCGCCCGGCTGACCGCCGTTCTGGAGACCGCGCTCGTCAGTCTCGATCGGGCAAGCCAGGCCGCCGCAATGTCGGACGCAGGCGAGGAACCGCGCGCACCCGACCGGCGCACCGCGCGCCGGCACGCGCAGGCGTGCGACGCATTGTGGAACGTCATGATCCAGCGTGAGCTGTGCGGGCTGCGTCGCCACGAGGCATTCCTGCGCGAGATGAAAGTGCCGCGATCCGTCGAACTGTTCATGGGTCCGGCCGCCACCGCATCCGCCCGCACCGGCGGGGCCCGCGCGGCCGGCCCGTCTGCGCCGGGCGCTCCCGGATGA
- a CDS encoding DUF1624 domain-containing protein produces the protein MQHQPAATRRPRRLDVFDITRGIALLAMAVYHLSWDLSWFSLVDWRVSSDPAWRGFAISIAASFLFLAGVSLALAHENGIRWRPALWRIARIALAAAAISVGTYFVLGDEFVRFGILHAIAAGSLVALPFVLAPPLPTLAAALAVFLLPRHVAVSFPGDQWLMWTGLTEDPPLSVDYVPLFPWLAAILAGIAAVKLLRGRTPWSLLAGIRAKGAFSRTMAFAGRHSMIVYLLHQPILFGSVWAVVALGLVPDASDRAFLDQCAASCSLASEADDCTQVCSCTLDAMRDDGSWGRLLDAPRDPALNDLLSQRYGACAAPFAPSAPTD, from the coding sequence ATGCAACATCAACCCGCAGCGACCCGGCGCCCAAGGAGGCTGGACGTCTTCGACATCACGCGCGGCATCGCGCTTCTGGCAATGGCCGTCTACCATCTGTCCTGGGATCTGAGCTGGTTTTCGCTGGTCGACTGGCGCGTCTCAAGCGACCCCGCCTGGCGCGGCTTTGCGATCTCGATTGCCGCAAGCTTCCTGTTTCTGGCAGGCGTCAGCCTTGCGCTGGCGCATGAAAACGGCATTCGCTGGCGCCCGGCCCTGTGGCGGATCGCCCGGATCGCCCTGGCCGCCGCCGCCATCAGCGTGGGCACCTACTTCGTTCTCGGCGACGAATTCGTCCGCTTCGGCATTCTCCATGCCATCGCGGCCGGGTCGCTCGTCGCCCTGCCCTTCGTGCTCGCCCCGCCCCTGCCGACGCTCGCTGCCGCACTCGCGGTTTTTCTGCTGCCGCGCCATGTGGCGGTGTCCTTTCCCGGGGACCAATGGCTGATGTGGACGGGACTGACAGAAGATCCGCCATTGTCGGTCGACTATGTGCCGCTCTTTCCCTGGCTCGCCGCCATTCTTGCCGGCATTGCGGCGGTGAAGCTTCTGCGCGGACGGACGCCCTGGTCGCTGCTTGCGGGCATCCGGGCGAAGGGCGCGTTTTCACGCACCATGGCCTTCGCCGGCCGGCATTCGATGATTGTCTACCTGCTGCACCAGCCGATCCTTTTCGGGTCGGTCTGGGCCGTGGTGGCGCTCGGCCTTGTGCCGGACGCGAGCGACCGCGCGTTCCTCGACCAATGCGCCGCTTCCTGTTCCCTCGCCAGCGAGGCGGACGACTGCACGCAAGTCTGCAGCTGCACGCTTGACGCCATGCGAGACGACGGTTCCTGGGGCCGCCTGCTTGACGCTCCCCGGGATCCGGCCCTCAATGACCTTCTGAGCCAACGCTATGGTGCCTGTGCCGCTCCTTTCGCCCCGTCCGCGCCAACGGACTGA
- a CDS encoding DUF1402 family protein: MAPPPPRSRTRPIAWMTRLWATAAIAAAVTLAPLPVSKVLPLGSGAAQAARVVPEGNRKRSQPKIPFASSRRTAASKSAYDAKFDKIVAVLRRDSRLMRNIKSAANRYGIDPVHMLGAIVGEHTYNYDSLDSAQSYYVKALAYAGIRISFELNGEHVEDFVQRSQFDRCNKGKKESNTLWNCYQRYWNSRFRNKTVDGVRYPNKTFNEAFFQPLFAGQSFGLGQLSPLTVLKMSDRVSRVSGFRKLTARDAQEVYRATMDPAKSLHYMAAVLRDAIDAYKSVGGVDISKNPGLTATLYNLGDPWSRAAQYRRRRAAGSARWPSENYYGWLVNARIDVLRGLL, translated from the coding sequence ATGGCCCCTCCCCCGCCCCGATCCCGCACGCGCCCGATCGCCTGGATGACGAGGCTCTGGGCGACGGCCGCCATCGCCGCCGCGGTCACGCTTGCCCCGTTGCCCGTGTCCAAGGTGCTGCCGCTCGGCAGCGGCGCGGCGCAGGCCGCCCGGGTCGTGCCGGAAGGCAACCGCAAACGCTCCCAACCGAAGATCCCCTTTGCATCCTCGCGCCGCACGGCCGCCAGCAAGAGCGCCTATGACGCGAAGTTCGACAAGATCGTCGCCGTCCTGCGCCGCGACAGTCGGCTGATGCGCAACATCAAGAGCGCGGCAAATCGCTACGGGATCGATCCGGTTCACATGCTTGGCGCCATCGTCGGCGAGCATACCTACAATTACGACAGCCTCGACAGCGCCCAGTCGTATTACGTCAAGGCTCTGGCCTACGCCGGGATCCGCATCAGCTTCGAACTCAACGGCGAGCACGTGGAAGACTTCGTGCAACGGTCGCAGTTCGACCGGTGCAACAAGGGCAAGAAAGAAAGCAACACGCTCTGGAACTGCTACCAGCGCTACTGGAACAGCCGGTTCCGCAACAAGACGGTCGACGGGGTCCGCTACCCCAACAAGACCTTCAACGAAGCGTTCTTTCAGCCCCTTTTCGCGGGCCAGAGCTTCGGCCTGGGCCAGCTCTCGCCTCTCACCGTACTGAAGATGAGCGATCGCGTGTCCCGCGTGAGCGGTTTCCGCAAGCTGACCGCGCGCGACGCACAGGAAGTCTATCGTGCCACGATGGACCCGGCAAAATCGCTGCACTACATGGCGGCCGTCCTGCGCGACGCGATCGACGCCTACAAGTCGGTTGGCGGTGTCGACATCTCGAAAAACCCGGGATTGACCGCAACCCTATACAATCTCGGCGATCCGTGGAGCCGCGCGGCGCAATACCGGCGCAGGCGCGCGGCGGGAAGCGCGCGATGGCCGAGCGAAAACTATTACGGCTGGCTTGTGAACGCGCGCATCGACGTGCTGAGGGGTCTTCTTTGA
- a CDS encoding 23S rRNA (adenine(2030)-N(6))-methyltransferase RlmJ: protein MNYRHAFHAGNIGDVLKHAVLTRVITYLKAKPAAFRVIDTHAGIGRYDLQEGEARRTGEWQNGIARVLKAKQPTRVADLLAPWLDTVKALNEGEAKLRHYPGSPLLARMLLRTQDRLTATELHPKDAEALAALFAGDRQTKAIALDGWLALGSFVPPKERRGLVLIDPPFESEDEFSSLAAGLVKAWKRWPTGVYMAWYPIKDRKMVNSFYSVMRNQEIGRILCVEHFAGNPHADKPMMGSGLVVINPPWILADELRVLMPWLTETMALGAGADWRLIPLVGEEAPPRDA, encoded by the coding sequence GTGAACTATCGTCATGCCTTCCACGCCGGCAACATCGGCGACGTCCTGAAACACGCGGTGCTGACCCGTGTGATCACCTATCTCAAGGCCAAGCCCGCCGCTTTCCGTGTCATCGACACCCATGCAGGCATCGGGCGCTACGATCTTCAGGAGGGCGAGGCCCGGCGCACCGGCGAATGGCAAAACGGCATCGCGCGGGTTCTCAAAGCCAAACAGCCAACCCGGGTCGCCGATCTGCTGGCCCCCTGGCTGGACACGGTGAAAGCCCTGAACGAGGGCGAGGCAAAGCTCCGGCACTACCCGGGATCGCCGCTTCTGGCGCGCATGCTCCTGCGCACACAGGACCGGCTGACCGCGACCGAACTGCACCCGAAGGACGCCGAAGCGCTCGCCGCTCTCTTTGCCGGCGACCGGCAGACCAAGGCGATCGCGCTCGACGGATGGCTCGCCCTCGGCAGTTTCGTTCCGCCGAAGGAGCGGCGCGGGCTGGTGCTGATCGACCCGCCCTTCGAGTCCGAGGACGAATTCAGCAGCCTGGCGGCCGGGCTCGTCAAGGCCTGGAAGCGCTGGCCCACCGGCGTCTACATGGCCTGGTATCCGATCAAGGACCGCAAGATGGTCAACAGCTTCTACAGCGTCATGCGCAATCAGGAGATCGGCCGCATCCTCTGCGTGGAGCATTTTGCCGGAAACCCGCATGCGGACAAGCCGATGATGGGCAGCGGACTGGTGGTGATCAATCCGCCCTGGATCCTGGCGGACGAACTCAGGGTGCTCATGCCCTGGCTGACGGAAACCATGGCGCTTGGCGCCGGTGCCGACTGGCGGCTTATACCGCTTGTCGGCGAAGAGGCGCCGCCTCGAGACGCTTGA
- a CDS encoding DUF1176 domain-containing protein: MYPLRDSPSRKSPASLVVAAWMLAGLALPASARDFGDWQLSCPTTESCALSTTALEDPDRPGNAPGPRLAFQAGQGASLSLALEASTPRPDDLRAQQWSVDGALTHVVRAGELALYGGIDRFHVVAPAAGAALLPALRAGDELRISYLDAIGEAHDVRFSLSGLTEGLNALSQRLELAGVPGQIGPPRGLEQTTQPTRQQAVAARGIPYAVLDQHARSGACESTASPSIASQDVIIAAVSQVATLYAIACTAGGSHVTYRLYLRDSGEIGGVEALVFALHDPRFGWSGTDLLVNPAFEPATGTLSAAYIGRSDRHCGYRATWVWQDYAFRLQRFEGPKTCADAARPARWTALYP, translated from the coding sequence ATGTACCCGCTCCGCGATAGCCCGTCCCGCAAAAGCCCTGCTTCCCTCGTCGTCGCCGCGTGGATGCTCGCGGGACTGGCACTGCCGGCAAGCGCCCGGGATTTCGGCGACTGGCAGCTGTCCTGCCCGACGACCGAAAGCTGCGCGCTGTCGACGACGGCACTCGAAGATCCGGACAGGCCGGGCAACGCTCCCGGGCCACGCCTCGCCTTCCAAGCCGGCCAGGGCGCCAGCCTGTCGCTGGCGCTCGAAGCGTCGACCCCGCGCCCGGACGACCTCAGGGCGCAGCAATGGTCGGTCGACGGCGCGCTGACGCATGTGGTGCGCGCGGGCGAACTGGCGCTTTATGGCGGCATCGACCGCTTTCATGTGGTTGCACCGGCGGCGGGGGCGGCGCTGTTGCCCGCGCTCAGGGCGGGCGATGAGCTACGGATTTCCTATCTCGACGCCATCGGCGAGGCGCATGACGTCCGCTTTTCCCTGTCGGGGCTCACCGAGGGACTGAACGCCCTTTCGCAAAGGCTGGAACTGGCCGGCGTACCGGGGCAAATCGGCCCCCCGCGCGGGCTTGAGCAAACAACGCAGCCAACGCGCCAGCAGGCCGTCGCCGCGCGCGGCATCCCCTATGCCGTTCTCGATCAACACGCCCGGTCCGGCGCTTGCGAAAGCACCGCGAGTCCCTCGATCGCCAGCCAGGACGTGATCATCGCCGCCGTCTCGCAGGTCGCGACGCTGTATGCAATCGCCTGCACCGCCGGCGGATCGCACGTCACCTACCGGCTGTATCTGCGCGATTCGGGCGAGATCGGCGGGGTGGAGGCGCTGGTCTTCGCGCTGCACGATCCGCGTTTCGGCTGGAGCGGAACGGATCTGCTGGTCAATCCGGCCTTCGAGCCCGCGACCGGGACGCTGTCGGCCGCCTACATTGGCCGCTCCGACCGCCATTGCGGCTATCGCGCGACCTGGGTCTGGCAGGACTATGCGTTCAGGCTGCAGCGCTTCGAGGGCCCGAAAACCTGCGCGGACGCGGCACGGCCGGCACGGTGGACGGCGCTTTACCCCTGA
- a CDS encoding DMT family transporter → MSRPAANMLLLLAALIWGSAFVAQSTAMRDLGPLTFTGLRFFIAALVVLPFAVNEGRRQPAAPLNAGHALRFTGLGLVFFLAIALQQIGLTHTTVTNAGFLTGVYVVLTPILGLLAFGERPHAVVWPAALVTLSGIWLLGGGTLADLNVGDLLMIVCAFFWALHVCLLGGMASSSGRPLALSAWQFAVVGIVALVPGLLMEPVSLPAIVAAGPELIYTSVFSGGLAFTLQALGQRWTRSGDAAILLSSEALFAAIFGALLLGERVSAAGLVGCLLIFLSIVAVQVVPIIGWSRLRARIRPRGA, encoded by the coding sequence ATGAGTCGTCCCGCCGCAAACATGCTGCTGCTCCTTGCCGCCCTGATATGGGGATCGGCCTTTGTCGCCCAGTCGACCGCAATGCGCGATCTGGGACCGCTCACCTTTACCGGCCTGCGCTTTTTCATCGCCGCACTCGTCGTCCTGCCGTTCGCGGTAAATGAAGGAAGGCGGCAGCCGGCCGCACCGCTCAATGCGGGGCACGCGCTGCGTTTCACCGGGCTCGGTCTGGTGTTCTTTCTGGCGATCGCCCTGCAACAGATCGGCCTGACGCACACAACCGTCACCAATGCCGGCTTCCTGACGGGCGTTTATGTGGTGCTGACCCCCATTCTCGGGCTGCTCGCGTTCGGGGAACGACCGCATGCGGTGGTCTGGCCGGCGGCGCTCGTCACCCTTTCCGGCATCTGGCTGCTTGGCGGCGGCACGCTCGCGGACCTCAACGTCGGCGACCTGCTGATGATCGTCTGCGCATTCTTCTGGGCCCTGCACGTGTGCCTGCTCGGCGGCATGGCGTCATCAAGCGGCCGCCCCCTGGCGCTCTCCGCATGGCAATTCGCGGTCGTCGGCATCGTTGCGCTCGTGCCCGGCCTCCTGATGGAACCCGTGTCGCTTCCCGCCATCGTCGCCGCCGGCCCGGAACTGATCTACACCAGCGTGTTTTCCGGCGGACTGGCGTTCACGCTGCAAGCGCTCGGTCAACGCTGGACCCGCTCCGGAGACGCGGCCATCCTGCTGTCCTCAGAAGCGCTGTTCGCGGCGATCTTCGGGGCGCTTCTGCTTGGCGAACGCGTCAGCGCGGCAGGTCTTGTCGGCTGCCTGCTGATCTTCCTTTCGATTGTCGCGGTACAAGTCGTCCCGATCATCGGATGGTCTCGCCTGAGAGCGCGGATCCGGCCACGCGGAGCCTGA
- a CDS encoding GNAT family N-acetyltransferase, with protein MTSTTDPIHVRRIAPDDFSAVLAINQACLPAVNGLTVADLRALTRISVTTLVACAGEHPVGILVCLDHDADYESRNFTWLKENLRHFTYVDRIAVAPGARDRAVGQRLYRALLEHLASDAARRGLPLACEVNTRPPNPGSMRFHGRLGFVEIGKQDLGDKAVSYLARTPNTADPS; from the coding sequence ATGACGTCCACGACCGACCCAATCCATGTCCGCCGCATCGCGCCGGACGATTTTTCCGCCGTCCTTGCGATCAACCAGGCCTGCCTGCCAGCCGTCAACGGTCTGACGGTAGCGGATCTGCGGGCACTCACCCGGATCAGCGTGACGACGCTGGTTGCCTGTGCGGGCGAGCACCCGGTGGGAATTCTCGTCTGTCTCGACCATGACGCCGACTACGAGAGCCGCAACTTCACCTGGCTCAAGGAGAATCTGCGGCATTTCACCTATGTCGACCGGATCGCCGTCGCGCCCGGCGCCCGCGACCGGGCTGTCGGACAACGGTTGTACCGGGCCTTGCTCGAACACCTCGCCTCGGATGCCGCGCGCAGGGGATTGCCGCTTGCCTGCGAGGTCAACACGCGTCCGCCCAATCCCGGGTCGATGCGGTTTCATGGTCGCCTCGGCTTCGTCGAGATCGGCAAACAGGACCTCGGCGACAAGGCCGTGTCCTATCTGGCGCGCACCCCCAACACGGCGGACCCTTCGTGA
- a CDS encoding ribonuclease T2, with protein MMAHRRETGLLPRLAAGACLLLLTLFSAQAARAERAGAFDYYVLSLSWSPSYCARAGRNAAPTQCRAAKPFGFIVHGLWPQYERGYPDFCDGTGPREPSYQTTGEILDIMPSRNLVRHQWRKHGSCSGLSPDAYFDLTREAFAKIRIPAAFRTIESGSRMDAGAVETAFRLANPGLDDGAMAVACQHGRLSEVRICLTRDLAFRSCRTVDRRGCRQKQIHVPAPR; from the coding sequence ATGATGGCGCATCGCCGGGAAACCGGCCTCCTGCCGCGTCTCGCCGCCGGCGCCTGCCTGCTGCTTTTGACCCTGTTTTCCGCGCAGGCCGCGCGGGCCGAGCGCGCCGGCGCGTTCGACTATTACGTGCTCTCCCTGTCCTGGTCGCCGTCTTACTGCGCAAGGGCCGGACGCAACGCCGCCCCGACCCAGTGCCGGGCGGCAAAGCCGTTCGGCTTCATCGTGCATGGGCTGTGGCCGCAATACGAAAGGGGCTATCCCGATTTTTGCGATGGCACCGGCCCGCGCGAACCCTCTTACCAAACGACGGGCGAAATCCTCGACATCATGCCGAGCCGCAACCTGGTGCGCCATCAGTGGCGCAAGCACGGCAGCTGTTCGGGGCTTTCCCCCGATGCCTATTTCGACCTGACCCGCGAGGCCTTCGCGAAAATCCGCATCCCGGCCGCATTTCGCACCATCGAAAGCGGCAGCCGCATGGACGCCGGTGCGGTCGAAACGGCATTCCGTCTCGCCAATCCGGGTCTCGACGACGGCGCCATGGCCGTCGCCTGCCAGCACGGGCGGCTGAGCGAGGTCCGCATCTGCCTGACCCGCGACCTCGCGTTCCGCTCATGCCGCACGGTCGACCGGCGCGGCTGCCGCCAGAAGCAGATCCATGTACCCGCTCCGCGATAG
- a CDS encoding MBL fold metallo-hydrolase — protein MSDTSTHEPPIQVVVIPVTGFQQNCSIVFDKKSRRGAVIDPGGDVEKIEKALGEHGVTVDKIVLTHGHIDHIGGAAELAERLGVEVVGPHRADQMLIDRVEDQARDFGVAGVRAVKPDVWLEEGDSVEIGGRAFQVLHCPGHAPGHVVFFDPELRFAISGDVLFAGSVGRTDLPGGDHGTLLSSIRDKLLPLGDDVTFLPGHGPASTLGHERQTNPFLK, from the coding sequence ATGTCCGACACAAGCACCCATGAGCCGCCGATCCAGGTGGTCGTGATTCCCGTGACCGGGTTCCAGCAGAACTGCTCGATCGTGTTCGACAAGAAAAGCCGGCGCGGCGCGGTGATCGATCCCGGCGGCGATGTCGAGAAAATCGAGAAGGCTCTCGGCGAGCATGGCGTGACCGTCGACAAGATCGTTTTGACCCACGGGCATATCGATCACATCGGCGGGGCGGCCGAACTGGCGGAACGCCTCGGCGTCGAGGTCGTCGGTCCGCATCGCGCCGACCAGATGCTGATCGACCGGGTCGAGGATCAGGCCCGTGATTTCGGGGTTGCGGGCGTGCGCGCGGTGAAGCCCGACGTCTGGCTCGAGGAAGGCGACAGCGTCGAGATCGGCGGCCGCGCCTTTCAGGTCCTGCATTGTCCCGGACATGCGCCAGGTCACGTGGTGTTCTTCGACCCGGAGTTGCGGTTCGCGATTTCCGGCGATGTGCTCTTCGCCGGCTCCGTCGGGCGGACCGATCTGCCGGGCGGGGATCACGGAACGCTGCTCTCCTCGATCCGCGACAAGCTGCTGCCGCTTGGCGACGATGTCACCTTCCTGCCCGGTCACGGCCCTGCCTCGACCCTTGGACACGAGCGCCAGACCAACCCGTTCCTGAAATAG
- a CDS encoding cold-shock protein, with protein sequence MERGPRQPGVVKFFKADKGFGFIMPDSGEPDVFVHISAVERSGLTTLESGQRVSFETEPDRHGKGPKAVELQIEEGGDQPA encoded by the coding sequence ATGGAGCGGGGTCCGCGACAGCCGGGCGTCGTGAAATTCTTCAAGGCCGACAAGGGGTTTGGGTTCATCATGCCGGATTCGGGCGAACCGGACGTGTTCGTGCACATCTCCGCCGTCGAACGATCCGGACTGACGACGCTCGAAAGCGGACAACGTGTTTCCTTCGAGACCGAGCCGGATCGCCATGGCAAGGGCCCGAAGGCCGTTGAGTTGCAGATCGAGGAAGGTGGCGACCAGCCGGCCTGA
- a CDS encoding DUF3775 domain-containing protein translates to MAVDLSLTPETLRMLVQKGRAAAATLEDGFEDGRDREVEFDTDTLQDTHAHDGLAEEETEDLSSEELIELINDLNVDEAAEVVAIVWIGRGDFDAADFPQAVEDARERAVGSTAKYLAGMPLFADHLEAGLDALEL, encoded by the coding sequence ATGGCGGTCGATCTGTCCCTCACACCGGAAACGCTCCGGATGCTTGTGCAAAAAGGCCGCGCAGCGGCCGCAACGCTGGAAGACGGGTTCGAGGACGGGCGCGACCGCGAGGTCGAATTCGACACCGACACGCTTCAGGACACGCATGCGCATGATGGTCTGGCCGAGGAGGAAACGGAAGATTTGTCGAGCGAGGAGCTGATCGAGCTGATCAACGATCTCAACGTCGACGAAGCCGCCGAAGTCGTTGCGATCGTCTGGATCGGCCGCGGAGACTTCGACGCCGCCGACTTCCCGCAAGCCGTCGAGGACGCCCGCGAGCGGGCTGTCGGATCGACCGCCAAGTATCTGGCAGGCATGCCGCTTTTCGCCGACCACCTCGAGGCCGGGCTCGACGCGCTCGAACTGTAG
- a CDS encoding anhydro-N-acetylmuramic acid kinase, translating into MTPPWSIGLMTGTVLDGNIDIAALRSDGETVAEFGPWRLAPYPGDLKPLLQEALATAADWAFEGAEPEIFKRAEERVTLAQGEAVETFLRDFGLKPAEIAAVGFHGQTVLHRAPAAGRPGRTRQLGDGRQMADRLGIAVVNDFRSADMAAGGQGAPLSAVYHAALLRDLAEPGTTAVLNLGGVANVTWVDGNGRPHAFDTGPANAPLNDWIVEHGLGEMDRDGRIAATGTVDEDRLTRLLDHPYLGTPYPKSLDRNSFTKAMVRGLTAENGAATLTAFSAAAVGRGLDLLPQRQKRLIVCGGGRRNPRMLEALTERAGVEALAAEAVGWRGDAIEAECFAFLAARCLRRLPISFPLSTGVAHPLPGGVLHALKADA; encoded by the coding sequence ATGACGCCGCCCTGGTCCATTGGTCTGATGACCGGAACCGTTCTCGACGGCAACATCGACATCGCCGCCCTGCGCAGCGACGGCGAAACCGTCGCCGAATTCGGTCCCTGGCGGCTTGCGCCCTATCCCGGCGACCTCAAGCCGCTGTTGCAGGAAGCCCTCGCAACAGCCGCCGACTGGGCGTTCGAGGGGGCGGAACCGGAAATCTTCAAGAGGGCGGAAGAGCGGGTCACCCTTGCGCAAGGCGAGGCGGTCGAAACCTTCCTGCGCGACTTCGGCCTGAAGCCGGCGGAGATCGCCGCCGTCGGATTCCACGGCCAGACGGTGCTGCACCGCGCGCCCGCGGCCGGCAGGCCCGGCCGCACCCGGCAACTCGGCGACGGGCGGCAGATGGCCGATCGCCTGGGCATCGCCGTGGTCAACGACTTCCGCAGCGCGGACATGGCGGCCGGCGGTCAGGGCGCGCCCCTGTCGGCGGTCTATCACGCAGCCCTGCTTCGCGACCTCGCCGAACCGGGCACGACGGCGGTCCTCAATCTCGGCGGCGTCGCCAATGTCACCTGGGTCGACGGCAACGGTCGACCGCACGCCTTCGACACCGGCCCCGCCAATGCGCCGCTGAACGACTGGATCGTCGAACACGGCCTGGGCGAGATGGACCGCGACGGGCGGATCGCGGCAACGGGCACCGTCGACGAGGACCGGCTCACAAGACTTCTGGACCACCCCTATCTGGGCACGCCCTATCCGAAGTCGCTCGACCGCAATTCCTTCACGAAAGCCATGGTGCGCGGTCTGACCGCAGAAAATGGCGCGGCAACGCTGACGGCCTTTTCGGCGGCCGCCGTCGGACGCGGCCTCGACCTCTTGCCGCAGCGGCAAAAACGGCTGATCGTGTGCGGCGGCGGACGGCGCAATCCGCGCATGCTCGAGGCGCTCACCGAGCGCGCTGGCGTCGAGGCGCTCGCCGCGGAAGCGGTCGGTTGGCGCGGCGATGCCATCGAGGCGGAGTGTTTCGCCTTTCTCGCCGCGCGCTGCCTGCGCAGACTGCCGATCTCCTTTCCGCTGTCGACCGGCGTTGCGCATCCGCTCCCGGGTGGGGTCTTGCATGCCTTGAAGGCAGACGCCTGA
- a CDS encoding glutathione S-transferase family protein — protein MPILRSSPPSPFGRKAKIAAAVLGLSDRITVELTDTTDPNDSIRQQNPLGKIPALVLDDGKVLFDSSVIVDYLDHLAGGGKILPEGEARYDVLRLQALADGIMDAALLQVYEVRFRPEDRRHPEWLAYQADKVARGLTSLEADPPATATPDRTPNVGQIAVACMLGYLDLRFDGAWRADHPELVGWLKAFEAAVPAYEATRPPI, from the coding sequence GTGCCGATATTGCGTTCCTCACCGCCCTCACCCTTCGGCCGCAAGGCCAAGATCGCCGCCGCCGTCCTCGGGCTTTCCGACCGGATCACGGTCGAACTGACCGACACGACGGACCCGAATGATTCGATCCGCCAGCAGAACCCGCTCGGCAAGATCCCCGCGCTGGTGCTCGACGACGGCAAGGTGCTCTTCGACAGCTCGGTCATCGTCGACTATCTCGACCATCTGGCCGGCGGCGGAAAAATCCTGCCCGAAGGAGAGGCCCGCTACGACGTGTTGCGTCTTCAGGCGCTCGCCGACGGCATCATGGACGCCGCCCTCCTGCAGGTCTACGAAGTGCGCTTTCGCCCGGAAGACCGCCGCCATCCCGAATGGCTCGCCTACCAGGCGGACAAGGTCGCGCGCGGGCTGACGAGCCTGGAAGCCGATCCGCCCGCAACCGCGACCCCCGACCGGACGCCCAACGTCGGCCAGATCGCGGTCGCCTGCATGCTGGGCTATCTCGACCTGCGTTTCGACGGCGCATGGCGTGCGGACCATCCGGAGCTGGTGGGCTGGCTCAAGGCGTTCGAGGCGGCCGTTCCCGCCTATGAGGCGACCCGCCCGCCAATCTGA
- a CDS encoding cytoplasmic protein, which translates to MHAFARRSRRILAAGAVGLFLALAPTLQPAEAGGGDRPYFSWNGEPRVPTCDTAAVRRAVAGQIARADADYLGGIAIEDMSRVVETAYTQGRPSPYARRFCEARAEMSDGRTRRVYYAIMEHSGFVGVSWNLRACVAGLDPWRVYDARCRTVRP; encoded by the coding sequence ATGCACGCTTTCGCCCGCCGCTCCCGCCGGATCCTTGCCGCAGGTGCCGTCGGCCTGTTCCTGGCGCTGGCGCCGACGCTGCAGCCGGCAGAGGCGGGCGGCGGAGATCGCCCCTATTTCTCCTGGAACGGGGAGCCGCGGGTGCCGACCTGCGACACGGCGGCGGTGCGCCGGGCCGTTGCCGGCCAGATCGCACGCGCCGATGCCGACTATCTCGGCGGAATCGCGATCGAGGACATGTCGCGGGTGGTGGAAACCGCATATACCCAGGGCCGGCCGAGCCCCTATGCGCGCCGCTTCTGCGAGGCGCGGGCCGAGATGAGCGACGGACGGACGCGCCGCGTCTATTACGCGATCATGGAGCACAGCGGCTTCGTCGGCGTGAGCTGGAACCTGCGCGCCTGTGTCGCCGGCCTCGACCCCTGGCGGGTCTATGACGCGCGCTGCCGGACCGTGCGTCCCTGA